The Oceanotoga teriensis genome has a window encoding:
- a CDS encoding thioesterase family protein has protein sequence MHEVLENIKDEFMKEHNFEFQLNSELYYWTETNLNLKYQVLSTSSLIEYVHKCGFEIIKPYLTEKMVCVVSKTNFEHISITPQGFKVYVKLKVSKIIGNTILFEGEAFDEINKIAQFSFERKVISKKTLERKSLEKLNKLN, from the coding sequence ATGCATGAAGTACTTGAAAATATTAAAGATGAATTTATGAAAGAGCATAATTTTGAATTTCAACTAAATAGTGAATTGTACTATTGGACTGAAACTAATTTGAACTTGAAATATCAAGTTTTGAGCACTTCATCTTTGATAGAATATGTGCATAAATGTGGATTTGAAATTATAAAACCTTATTTAACTGAAAAAATGGTATGTGTTGTGTCAAAAACTAATTTTGAACATATATCTATTACACCACAAGGTTTTAAAGTGTATGTTAAATTAAAAGTTTCAAAAATAATTGGAAATACCATACTTTTTGAAGGTGAAGCATTCGATGAAATAAATAAAATAGCACAATTCTCTTTTGAAAGAAAAGTTATAAGCAAAAAAACGCTTGAAAGAAAATCACTGGAAAAGCTAAATAAATTAAACTAA
- a CDS encoding response regulator transcription factor has translation MAKKTIMIVEDDPAISEMLSINLSKEGYDVLSAGSADEALKIVEEKDVDFFIVDIMLPGSMDGFDLIRILKSSEAHKATPVLILSAKDDAADKVAGLELGSDDYVTKPFNVRELLARIKSIFRRQTTASQMKEEGPKKITAKDLIINTERLEVWVRGELVSLTPLEFDLLVFLAKNEGKVFNRDVLLDKLWGYDYYGDTRTVDVHIRRLRTKIEEDPSNPKYIITVRGKGYKFRDPGKDKND, from the coding sequence ATGGCAAAAAAAACTATTATGATAGTTGAAGATGACCCAGCTATTTCCGAAATGTTATCAATAAATCTTTCTAAGGAAGGTTATGATGTATTATCAGCAGGTTCAGCAGATGAAGCATTGAAAATTGTTGAAGAAAAAGATGTAGATTTCTTTATAGTGGATATAATGCTTCCAGGATCAATGGATGGATTTGATTTAATAAGAATTCTCAAAAGTTCAGAGGCACATAAAGCTACACCAGTACTAATTCTTTCAGCAAAAGATGATGCAGCAGATAAAGTTGCAGGTTTAGAACTTGGTAGTGATGATTATGTAACAAAACCATTCAATGTAAGAGAATTGTTGGCTAGAATAAAATCAATATTTAGAAGACAGACAACAGCTTCACAAATGAAAGAAGAAGGACCTAAAAAAATAACTGCTAAAGATTTGATAATCAATACAGAAAGATTAGAAGTATGGGTTAGAGGTGAATTAGTAAGTTTGACTCCATTAGAATTCGATCTTTTAGTGTTCTTAGCTAAAAACGAAGGAAAAGTATTCAATAGAGATGTATTATTGGATAAACTTTGGGGATATGACTATTATGGAGACACAAGAACTGTTGATGTTCACATAAGAAGACTTAGAACAAAAATAGAAGAAGATCCTTCAAATCCAAAATACATAATTACTGTACGCGGAAAAGGATACAAATTTAGAGATCCTGGAAAGGATAAAAATGATTAA
- the tilS gene encoding tRNA lysidine(34) synthetase TilS has translation MYLNSFEKKIFNFIKTYKIFKKCDKILIAVSGGKDSMTLLNVLYKISKINDYKLGVAHFNHKIRKESEHEEKFVEEYVNKFGLEYHYENFDIIRYSEDSKISIEQAAREKRYEFLFNIQKEFKYDKIATAHHLNDVTETLIYRLLRGTGIYGLSGLMPVNEKLTRPMLTVTLKDVEDYVTINKVEHVVDSSNFSLEYTRNKIRHKIIPEFDGIFDNYENNILTLQKILWEYRNTVEKEFKKRVKYEKNEYIYEIKGDIFDSEILRLIFMKNKNYPPNYEETKKIINMGSKKQRKIYNFLIFKNKRHLHISQLK, from the coding sequence ATGTACTTAAATTCATTCGAAAAAAAAATCTTTAATTTCATAAAAACGTATAAAATTTTTAAAAAATGTGATAAAATATTAATAGCAGTTTCGGGTGGTAAAGATTCAATGACACTGCTAAATGTATTGTATAAAATATCAAAAATAAACGATTATAAATTAGGCGTTGCACACTTTAATCACAAAATAAGAAAAGAATCTGAACATGAAGAAAAATTTGTTGAAGAATATGTAAATAAATTTGGATTAGAATATCATTATGAAAATTTTGATATTATAAGATACTCAGAAGATAGTAAAATATCTATTGAACAAGCGGCGAGAGAAAAAAGATACGAATTTTTATTTAATATACAAAAAGAATTCAAATATGACAAAATTGCTACGGCACATCATCTGAATGATGTTACAGAAACATTAATATATAGATTATTGAGGGGTACTGGTATATATGGTTTATCAGGTTTAATGCCCGTTAATGAAAAATTAACCAGACCTATGTTAACTGTAACTTTGAAAGATGTAGAGGATTATGTTACAATTAATAAGGTTGAACATGTTGTTGACTCAAGTAATTTTTCTCTTGAATATACGAGAAATAAAATAAGACACAAAATAATTCCAGAATTTGATGGAATATTCGATAATTATGAAAATAATATTTTAACTCTTCAAAAAATTTTATGGGAATATAGAAATACTGTAGAAAAAGAATTTAAAAAAAGAGTTAAATATGAAAAAAACGAATATATTTATGAAATAAAAGGTGATATATTTGATTCTGAAATACTTAGATTAATATTTATGAAAAATAAAAATTATCCACCTAATTATGAAGAAACTAAAAAAATTATAAACATGGGAAGTAAAAAACAAAGAAAAATATATAATTTTTTAATATTTAAAAATAAAAGACATCTCCATATTTCCCAACTAAAATAG